One genomic segment of Falco cherrug isolate bFalChe1 chromosome 13, bFalChe1.pri, whole genome shotgun sequence includes these proteins:
- the ANKEF1 gene encoding ankyrin repeat and EF-hand domain-containing protein 1, which produces MLPVDNRLLNLQIYKLLQCIHQKDKKQIKKLVQNGFPNLINFTEPVEGYSALHLACIKNDTDMCGFLLEQGAHPDVQDKMGHTPAMKAAELGHELVLDLLGKAKADMAAVDNEGKGVLFYCILPTRQHYRCMQLALDYGADVNNCTTDGKPVFLQACEQADDIKEICLNFLERGANPNARNPATGRTALMEAAREGVLELVRGLLERGVDVNLFDLERHSAAHFAAKGGFFEILRIISAYNGDLGLIAMNGNTPLHYAAEGGFADCCKFIGQRGCDPTWTNLLKKTPRAVAKEGGFKAAAAALRKIEKSFIKQSKPGAEEDNPRWALRLYDWSLEHQAALRKAFEAVDQGDGTVAKDDFVSVIQKQCAFVDVEQIQTIAEMHEGSYPEGINTEEFFKGSKYLQKSCLITAFGPKGKKGKKRKKRRQKRGISIPVPICVIPKSACQRRDDGFPAYMIEATQYTADSYHFNRDHPSAHPVHDDRAWYMDEPRKMYMNINYLVRAGDVLSLQKAFEEGVEVDVKDKYYKTPLMTACASGNMDVVQYLLEKGADINATDNFMWTPLHHACYNGHLDTAELLVKAGAAVDAPAIGNATPLMRAIEICRLDIVYFLISAGANIQTTNSNGKNALDIAKVFADSSITDLLQNKLENLPQVPGKKAAEKEKSVKPKSPFALMPVEVQAVKKEPSQVSLPVVEKSILEKSTHSLKDSVMYPKSLITSSATKEDYIAFKPRKIWAPDAATEELARKQELLHERFALSGHSESLMTPFNRKVME; this is translated from the exons aaaaaagctggTCCAGAACGGATTCCCAAATCTCATTAATTTCACAGAGCCTGTGGAAGGATATAGCGCCCTTCATCTGGCCTGCATTAAAAATGACACTGACATGTGTGGCTTCTTGCTGGAACAGGGAGCTCATCCAGATGTCCAGGACAAAATGGGACATACTCCAGCAATGAAGGCAGCTGAGCTAGGCCATGAATTGGTTTTGGATTTATTGGGAAAAGCTAAAGCGGACATGGCTGCTGTGGATAACGAAGggaaag gtgttttgttttactgcaTTTTACCTACAAGACAGCACTACCGCTGCATGCAGCTTGCCCTGGATTATGGCGCAGATGTTAACAACTGTACTACTGATGGGAAGCCTGTATTTCTACAAGCCTGTGAGCAAGCTGATGATATTAAAGAAATATGTCTGAATTTCTTGGAAAGAGGAGCAAATCCCAATGCAAGAAACCCA GCTACGGGTCGTACAGCCTTAATGGAAGCCGCAAGAGAGGGTGTTCTTGAGCTGGTGCGTGGTCTACTTGAGAGAGGCGTCGATGTTAATCTATTTGACCTCGAAAGACACAGTGCTGCACATTTCGCAGCCAAAGGAGGCTTTTTTGAG atTCTTAGAATTATTTCAGCTTATAACGGAGACTTGGGCCTGATTGCTATGAATGGTAACACGCCGCTTCATTATGCTGCAGAGGGAGGATTTGCAGATTGCTGCAAGTTTATAGGACAAAGAG GCTGTGATCCTACATGGACAAACTTGTTAAAAAAGACTCCAAGAGCCGTTGCCAAGGAAGGTggttttaaagcagcagcagcagcattgcgTAAAATTGAAAAATCCTTTATAAAACAGTCCAAGCCTGGGGCTGAGGAGGACAACCCCCGCTGGGCACTGAGGCTGTATGACTGGTCCTTAGAGCACCAGGCTGCCCTCCGCAAGGCATTTGAGGCTGTTGACCAAGGAGATGGGACAGTAGCTAAAGATGATTTTGTATCAGTTATTCAGAAGCAGTGTGCCTTTGTGGACGTTGAACAAATACAAACTATTGCTGAAATGCATGAAGGATCTTACCCCGAGGGAATTAACACCgaagaattttttaaaggttCTAAATACTTGCAGAAAAGTTGTCTTATAACAGCCTTTGGACCcaaagggaagaaggggaagaaaaggaaaaaacgAAGACAAAAAAGAGGAATCTCCATCCCCGTGCCAATTTGTGTTATTCCAAAGAGTGCATGTCAGCGTAGGGACGATGGCTTCCCTGCGTACATGATTGAGGCTACTCAGTACACTGCTGATAGCTACCATTTTAACCGAGACCACCCATCTGCCCATCCTGTGCATGATGACCGTGCCTGGTATATGGATGAGCCAAGGAAAATGTACATGAATATTAACTACCTTGTCAGAGCAGGAGATGTTCTGTCTCTACAGAAAGCATTTGAGGAGGGTGTGGAAGTAGACGTAAAAGATAAATATTACAAAACACCTTTGATGACTGCATGTGCAAGTGGGAACATGGATGTTGTGCAGTATCTTCTGGAAAAGGG GGCTGATATAAATGCAACAGACAATTTCATGTGGACTCCCCTCCATCACGCCTGCTATAACGGACACCTAGATACTGCTGAACTGCTAGTAaaggctggagcagcagtggaTGCACCTGCAATAGGCAATGCGACCCCGCTAATGAGAGCCATTGAGATCTGCAGATTGGATATAGTCTATTTTTTAATCAGTGCAGGTGCTAACATCCAGACTACAAACAGCAATG gaaaaaatgctCTTGATATTGCTAAAGTATTTGCAGATTCTAGTATAACTGACCTGCTccaaaataaactggaaaatttGCCGCaagtaccaggaaaaaaagcagcagagaaagaaaaaagtgtgaaGCCAAAGTCACCTTTTGCACTGATGCCTGTAGAGGTACAAGCTGTGAAAAAAGAG CCTTCACAGGTATCTCTGCCAGTTGTAGAAAAGTCCATTCTTGAAAAGTCAACACATTCCCTTAAGGACAGTGTTATGTATCCGAAGTCTTTGATAACCAGTAGTGCTACCAAGGAAGATTACATCGCATTCAAACCCAGAAAA ATTTGGGCCCCTGATGCCGCAACAGAAGAGCTAGCAAGAAAGCAAGAATTGCTCCATGAACGCTTTGCTCTCAGTGGCCACTCAGAAAGCCTCATGACCCCCTTTAATAGGAAAGTTATGGAATAA